From a region of the Mercurialis annua linkage group LG1-X, ddMerAnnu1.2, whole genome shotgun sequence genome:
- the LOC126664916 gene encoding dof zinc finger protein DOF1.7: MQTNCEKIMEWTPQIDDDKSLMVSSASKLMEKRGQDLSQPQQNQQQQQQLQQALKCPRCDSSNTKFCYYNNYSLSQPRHFCKACKRYWTRGGTLRNVPVGGGCRKNKRVKRPSSCSSSGGGGDGTNNNTANSTANPNHITSSSSHISHLLYGLTTGTNPNSNSNLNPNSSEMNQHLPFTGRFGSRSVENMPGYQDLALGFANQDSVTSSSLLSNYGSSIYGSSSTAPTIANLLASSFHQQNKFGIKDGIGAPSQFQSFEDLQMSCNNSTESGNFGMKEVKNEQEQQRRLNWNNMSYQNQIEQMGFSSSEPSLYWNPNNTASVGGYGMIQPILDPQSLL, encoded by the exons atgcaaaCGAACTGTGAGAAAATAATGGAATGGACACCACAG ATAGATGATGATAAAAGCTTGATGGTCTCATCAGCGAGTAAATTAATGGAGAAAAGGGGCCAAGATTTATCACAACCACAACAAaaccagcagcagcagcagcagcttcAGCAAGCTCTTAAGTGTCCTCGTTGTGACTCTTCCAACACTAAATTCTGCTACTACAACAACTACAGCTTGTCTCAGCCCAGACATTTTTGTAAAGCTTGTAAACGGTACTGGACTAGAGGTGGAACTTTGAGGAATGTTCCGGTTGGTGGCGGTTGCCGGAAGAACAAACGAGTGAAACGGCCATCTTCTTGTTCATCTTCTGGCGGCGGCGGTGACGGTACTAATAATAATACTGCAAATTCTACTGCAAACCCTAATCATATTACTTCTTCTTCAAGTCATATTAGTCATTTGCTTTATGGGTTAACCACTGGCACTAACCCTAACTCAAACTCAAACCTAAACCCTAACTCATCTGAGATGAATCAGCATCTCCCGTTTACTGGAAGGTTCGGTTCGAGATCAGTAGAGAATATGCCTGGGTATCAAGATCTTGCATTAGGGTTTGCAAATCAAGATTCGGTCACTTCAAGTTCACTACTCTCTAATTATGGATCTTCCATATATGGCTCTTCATCTACTGCTCCGACTATAGCAAACCTACTTGCCTCTAGCTTCCACCAGCAAAACAAGTTCGGTATCAAAGACGGTATCGGAGCGCCGAGCCAGTTTCAATCTTTCgaagatttgcaaatgagctgcAATAACAGTACTGAATCTGGGAATTTTGGtatgaaagaagtgaaaaatgAGCAAGAACAACAAAGGCGGTTGAATTGGAATAATATGTCATACCAAAATCAGATAGAGCAAATGGGGTTCTCATCATCAGAGCCTTCACTTTATTGGAACCCTAATAACACAGCCAGTGTCGGTGGATATGGCATGATCCAGCCAATTCTTGATCCTCAGTCACTTCTCTGA
- the LOC126665578 gene encoding dol-P-Glc:Glc(2)Man(9)GlcNAc(2)-PP-Dol alpha-1,2-glucosyltransferase isoform X1, whose amino-acid sequence MGKLAVAVITSLWVIPISILVNRIVPDPYMDEIFHIPQAQQYCKGKFWSWDPMITTPPGLYFLSLAHVACLFPGMFVVRLVSLFSEACSTTILRSTNCVMAVLCSVIVYEIIVHLRPILDERKATLLAAILALYPLHWFYTFLYYTDVASLTAVLAMYLACLKKKYHFSALFGALAVFIRQTNIIWMVFVACTGVIDLTLTSQCKNVKMDELNEIVKEASNLFRSKSVTEDSNMRRRKPTKAAYARKYLTFSMNSSRTTDPTGFLDEIREICLTSWRMKWKIILSFSPFLIILAAFFAFVRWNGSVVLGAKEAHTVSLHFAQIMYFGLISALAAAPLHFSLNHGAKMLQSIWKNRALSLSQLLVAFIVGFLSVHLFSIAHPYLLADNRHYPFYLWRKVIGAHWLMKYLLIPFYVYSWFSIFSILVKGRQRTWVLAYFLATAAVLVPAPLIEFRYYTIPFFFLMLHSRIDDNRSLILIGLMYAVINTFTMTMFLFRPFYWSHEPGVQRFIW is encoded by the exons ATGGGGAAATTAGCAGTTGCGGTGATAACGAGCTTATGGGTAATTCCGATTTCAATCCTAGTCAATCGGATTGTGCCTGATCCTTACATG GATGAGATATTTCACATACCTCAAGCTCAACAATATTGCAAGGGAAAATTCTGGAGTTGGGATCCTATGATTACTACTCCACCTGGATT GTACTTTCTTTCACTTGCCCATGTTGCTTGTTTGTTTCCAGGCATGTTTGTTGTGCGACTGGTCTCCTTGTTTTCTGAAGCATGCTCCACCACGATTCTTCGCTCTACAAATTGTGTTATGGCCGTATTGTGCAGCGTTATTGTGTATGAGATTATTGTCCACTTAAGGCCGATTCTTGATGAAAGAAAAGCAACACTTCTTGCTGCTATCCTAGCTCTGTACCCACTCCATTGGTTTTACACTTTTCTTTACTACACTGATGTTGCATCGCTTACTGCAGTGCTTGCAATGTATCTTGCGTGCTTGAAGAAGAAATACCACTTTAGTGCATTG TTTGGGGCTTTAGCAGTTTTTATTCGTCAAACAAATATTATCTGGATGGTTTTTGTCGCATGCACAGGCGTCATAGATTTAACTCTAACCAGCCAatgtaaaaatgtgaaaatggATGAGCTAAATGAAATTGTTAAAGAAGCTAGTAATTTATTTCGCAGCAAGTCTGTCACGGAAGACTCAAACATGAGAAGACGAAAGCCTACTAAAGCTGCGTATGCAAGAAAGTATCTGACATTCTCTATGAATAGCTCCAGAACAACTGATCCCACAG GTTTTCTTGATGAGATAAGGGAAATATGTTTGACTTCATGGCGGATGAAGTGGAAAATTATTTTATCCTTTAGCCCCTTCCTTATCATATTGGCGGCTTTCTTTGCTTTCGTTAGATGGAATGGGAGCGTTGTTCTAG GTGCGAAAGAAGCTCACACAGTATCACTGCATTTTGCACAAATAATGTATTTTGGCCTTATTTCTGCTCTGGCAGCAGCTCCTCTGCATTTCTCATTAAACCATGGCGCAAAAATGTTGCAATCAATCTGGAAGAACAGGGCTCTCAGTTTGAGTCAGTTGCTTGTGGCATTTATTGTTGGCTTTCTTTCTGTTCATTTGTTCAG CATAGCTCACCCCTATCTTCTTGCTGACAATCGGCACTATCCCTTCTATCTCTGGAGGAAAGTGATCGGAGCTCATTGGTTGATGAAGTACCTTTTGATTCCCTTTTATGTTTATTCTTGGTTTTCGATCTTTAGCATATTGG TGAAAGGTCGACAAAGAACGTGGGTGTTGGCGTATTTCTTGGCTACAGCTGCAGTGTTAGTTCCTGCTCCACTTATTGAGTTTAGATATTATACCATACCATTCTTTTTCTTGATGCTTCATTCCCGTATCGATGATAATCGTAGTTTAATCCTTATCGGACTGATGTATGCGGTAATCAATACCTTCACTATGACGATGTTCTTGTTTCGGCCATTCTATTGGAGCCATGAACCTGGGGTCCAGAGGTTTATTTGGTAG
- the LOC126665578 gene encoding dol-P-Glc:Glc(2)Man(9)GlcNAc(2)-PP-Dol alpha-1,2-glucosyltransferase isoform X2 produces MFVVRLVSLFSEACSTTILRSTNCVMAVLCSVIVYEIIVHLRPILDERKATLLAAILALYPLHWFYTFLYYTDVASLTAVLAMYLACLKKKYHFSALFGALAVFIRQTNIIWMVFVACTGVIDLTLTSQCKNVKMDELNEIVKEASNLFRSKSVTEDSNMRRRKPTKAAYARKYLTFSMNSSRTTDPTGFLDEIREICLTSWRMKWKIILSFSPFLIILAAFFAFVRWNGSVVLGAKEAHTVSLHFAQIMYFGLISALAAAPLHFSLNHGAKMLQSIWKNRALSLSQLLVAFIVGFLSVHLFSIAHPYLLADNRHYPFYLWRKVIGAHWLMKYLLIPFYVYSWFSIFSILVKGRQRTWVLAYFLATAAVLVPAPLIEFRYYTIPFFFLMLHSRIDDNRSLILIGLMYAVINTFTMTMFLFRPFYWSHEPGVQRFIW; encoded by the exons ATGTTTGTTGTGCGACTGGTCTCCTTGTTTTCTGAAGCATGCTCCACCACGATTCTTCGCTCTACAAATTGTGTTATGGCCGTATTGTGCAGCGTTATTGTGTATGAGATTATTGTCCACTTAAGGCCGATTCTTGATGAAAGAAAAGCAACACTTCTTGCTGCTATCCTAGCTCTGTACCCACTCCATTGGTTTTACACTTTTCTTTACTACACTGATGTTGCATCGCTTACTGCAGTGCTTGCAATGTATCTTGCGTGCTTGAAGAAGAAATACCACTTTAGTGCATTG TTTGGGGCTTTAGCAGTTTTTATTCGTCAAACAAATATTATCTGGATGGTTTTTGTCGCATGCACAGGCGTCATAGATTTAACTCTAACCAGCCAatgtaaaaatgtgaaaatggATGAGCTAAATGAAATTGTTAAAGAAGCTAGTAATTTATTTCGCAGCAAGTCTGTCACGGAAGACTCAAACATGAGAAGACGAAAGCCTACTAAAGCTGCGTATGCAAGAAAGTATCTGACATTCTCTATGAATAGCTCCAGAACAACTGATCCCACAG GTTTTCTTGATGAGATAAGGGAAATATGTTTGACTTCATGGCGGATGAAGTGGAAAATTATTTTATCCTTTAGCCCCTTCCTTATCATATTGGCGGCTTTCTTTGCTTTCGTTAGATGGAATGGGAGCGTTGTTCTAG GTGCGAAAGAAGCTCACACAGTATCACTGCATTTTGCACAAATAATGTATTTTGGCCTTATTTCTGCTCTGGCAGCAGCTCCTCTGCATTTCTCATTAAACCATGGCGCAAAAATGTTGCAATCAATCTGGAAGAACAGGGCTCTCAGTTTGAGTCAGTTGCTTGTGGCATTTATTGTTGGCTTTCTTTCTGTTCATTTGTTCAG CATAGCTCACCCCTATCTTCTTGCTGACAATCGGCACTATCCCTTCTATCTCTGGAGGAAAGTGATCGGAGCTCATTGGTTGATGAAGTACCTTTTGATTCCCTTTTATGTTTATTCTTGGTTTTCGATCTTTAGCATATTGG TGAAAGGTCGACAAAGAACGTGGGTGTTGGCGTATTTCTTGGCTACAGCTGCAGTGTTAGTTCCTGCTCCACTTATTGAGTTTAGATATTATACCATACCATTCTTTTTCTTGATGCTTCATTCCCGTATCGATGATAATCGTAGTTTAATCCTTATCGGACTGATGTATGCGGTAATCAATACCTTCACTATGACGATGTTCTTGTTTCGGCCATTCTATTGGAGCCATGAACCTGGGGTCCAGAGGTTTATTTGGTAG
- the LOC126665037 gene encoding squamosa promoter-binding-like protein 3 gives MNTRKAEGKRSLKEIDDDEEEEDDEDGGLGFPEDDKKKKGKRGSSGGSGSMLPVSCQAENCSVDMSDAKRYHRRHKVCEFHAKASYVLVSGLHQRFCQQCSRFHEITEFDESKRSCRRRLAGHNERRRKNSSECHGEGSN, from the exons ATGAATACAAGAAAAGCTGAGGGAAAGAGAAGCTTGAAGGAGATCGACGAcgatgaggaagaagaagacgACGAAGATGGCGGATTAGGGTTTCCAGAAGATGATAAGAAAAAGAAGGGTAAGAGAGGATCTAGTGGTGGTAGTGGCTCAATGCTACCAGTTTCTTGCCAAGCTGAGAATTGTTCCGTTGATATGAGCGATGCGAAACGATACCATAGACGCCATAAAGTCTGTGAGTTTCATGCCAAAGCTTCTTATGTTCTTGTTTCAGGACTCCATCAACGCTTTTGCCAGCAATGTAGCAG GTTCCATGAAATAACGGAGTTTGATGAGAGCAAAAGGAGTTGCAGAAGGCGATTAGCCGGACACAACGAAAGGCGCAGAAAAAACTCATCGGAATGCCACGGAGAAGGCTCTAATTGA